The Sorangiineae bacterium MSr11367 genome window below encodes:
- a CDS encoding zinc/iron-chelating domain-containing protein: protein MTGDDHLRLGERAEDLVWFEANRAYMRMLDGHCAALVVSKDTGELLCSVYETRPQTCRDLLRGSGACLGEIHTKGDRPLIALGRTR from the coding sequence GTGACGGGCGACGATCATCTGCGGCTCGGAGAGCGTGCCGAAGACCTCGTTTGGTTCGAGGCGAACCGGGCATACATGCGAATGCTCGACGGCCATTGCGCCGCACTGGTCGTGAGCAAGGACACGGGCGAACTTCTCTGCAGCGTTTACGAGACACGCCCCCAAACGTGCCGCGACTTACTCCGTGGCTCCGGCGCGTGCCTCGGGGAGATCCACACCAAGGGAGATCGCCCGCTCATCGCATTGGGGCGTACGCGTTGA
- a CDS encoding AMP-binding protein, which yields MDSFIPNLVHASGGRALARVEPRARDVSDVVLGVPQEQAPTSSILENQLAYWRNQLAGAPTALSLLTDRPRPPFPAYRGDMIRVELPHGIADAVRRFSQHRGLTPFSTLFAAFAALMHRYTDRNDVCIGSDFVGGGVANAMSMSVNTVVLRSRAADDATFRDLALNAQDVILDAAMNQGYPFHELVEALKIAGGPSRDPFVQTMFSFHDGGVSGPRFGEGSTKFDLGVVAIPDDDRIFMTWEYNCDLFERPTIERMIGHFVRLLDAAVREPDTLVSRLPLLDDAEQRELLTKFNATAPAKAASAPVHQRIIAQARRTPDALAVRDAQGEMTYADLLARASRLARRLRRIGVGSDEIVGVCLPRSQAMVVAQLGILMTGAAYLPVDAGQPQARLAFLFTDAGSRRVITSRALRALLPPELEALYLDDVKEDGPLEASEVAPGDLACVVYASDSAGGAMLEHGALSNFIEWTRSEFGVGVTSRVACGHSPAFDSPITEIWTALTSGASLHMAEDEICISPPRLQTWMLDQGITVVGERLLPLPWPETSALRRISGMTTYVLDRARRPVPIGVAGELYIGGVGVARGYVNRPELDGERFVADPFSERPSSRLYRTGERVRYLADGSIEFLGSIASTHVG from the coding sequence ATGGACTCCTTTATCCCGAACCTCGTACATGCAAGCGGCGGGAGGGCGCTCGCCCGGGTCGAGCCAAGAGCGCGAGACGTCTCCGACGTCGTACTCGGTGTTCCGCAGGAACAGGCGCCGACGTCGTCCATATTGGAAAATCAGCTCGCGTATTGGCGGAATCAACTCGCCGGTGCGCCGACGGCTCTCTCGCTTCTGACGGACCGTCCCCGTCCGCCGTTTCCGGCCTATCGCGGTGACATGATTCGCGTCGAGCTGCCGCACGGAATCGCCGATGCGGTTCGCCGCTTTTCCCAGCATCGAGGCCTCACCCCCTTTTCGACGTTGTTCGCTGCGTTCGCGGCGCTCATGCATCGTTATACCGATCGAAACGATGTGTGCATTGGATCCGATTTCGTGGGTGGCGGAGTCGCCAATGCCATGAGCATGTCCGTCAACACGGTCGTCTTGCGGTCACGCGCGGCCGACGATGCGACGTTTCGCGACTTGGCGTTGAATGCTCAAGACGTCATTCTGGATGCGGCGATGAATCAGGGGTATCCGTTCCACGAATTGGTGGAGGCCCTGAAAATCGCAGGCGGGCCAAGCCGGGACCCGTTCGTCCAGACCATGTTCAGCTTTCACGACGGCGGCGTGTCTGGCCCGCGTTTCGGCGAGGGCTCGACCAAGTTCGATCTCGGCGTCGTGGCGATCCCTGACGACGATCGCATCTTCATGACTTGGGAATACAACTGCGATTTGTTCGAGCGGCCGACCATCGAACGGATGATCGGGCATTTCGTCCGCCTGCTCGACGCGGCCGTTCGTGAGCCGGATACGCTGGTGTCGCGTCTTCCGCTCCTCGATGACGCGGAACAGCGAGAGCTGCTCACGAAATTCAACGCGACGGCACCGGCGAAGGCCGCCTCCGCGCCCGTGCACCAACGGATCATCGCGCAGGCCCGCCGTACCCCCGATGCACTCGCCGTGCGCGACGCCCAGGGCGAGATGACCTATGCGGACTTGCTCGCGCGTGCTTCTCGCTTGGCCCGGCGTCTTCGCCGGATCGGAGTCGGTTCGGACGAGATCGTGGGCGTCTGCTTGCCGCGCAGCCAAGCGATGGTCGTGGCCCAGCTCGGGATCCTCATGACGGGCGCCGCATATCTGCCGGTCGACGCCGGGCAGCCGCAGGCCCGATTGGCATTCCTCTTCACCGACGCGGGGTCACGAAGGGTCATCACCTCGCGTGCCCTGCGCGCCCTTCTCCCGCCGGAGCTCGAGGCTCTCTACCTCGATGACGTCAAAGAGGATGGCCCTCTCGAGGCGTCCGAAGTCGCACCGGGCGATCTCGCCTGCGTCGTCTATGCATCCGACTCCGCGGGCGGCGCGATGTTGGAGCACGGGGCCCTCTCGAACTTCATCGAGTGGACCCGGAGCGAATTCGGTGTGGGCGTCACCAGCCGGGTGGCGTGCGGCCATTCGCCGGCGTTCGATTCGCCGATCACCGAAATCTGGACCGCACTCACCTCCGGGGCCAGTTTGCACATGGCCGAGGATGAAATCTGCATCTCGCCCCCGCGTCTCCAAACGTGGATGCTCGACCAAGGCATCACCGTGGTCGGCGAGCGGCTGCTGCCTTTGCCCTGGCCGGAGACGAGTGCCCTGCGACGCATCAGCGGGATGACGACCTATGTGCTCGATCGGGCACGTCGGCCCGTGCCCATCGGCGTCGCGGGAGAGCTCTACATCGGTGGGGTGGGCGTCGCTCGCGGATACGTGAATCGGCCCGAACTCGACGGCGAACGGTTCGTGGCGGACCCCTTCTCCGAGCGGCCTTCGTCGCGGCTTTACCGCACCGGGGAACGCGTCCGCTACCTCGCCGATGGGAGCATCGAGTTTCTGGGGAGCATCGCCAGTACCCACGTCGGCTAG
- a CDS encoding DUF418 domain-containing protein, with amino-acid sequence MSTRTAGPGPRIEEIDVIRGMALYGVLIINLVYAFRVPDFTPAVSEPRRLEHVVASFLAVVVTEKAMTLFSVLFGVGLSIFRERSGMLLLPRRIVVLLAFGVLHTFGLWDGDVLTTYALSGFLALMFLRGRPWMLVAVAVTLLAVHPLISLYCPRWLATPRPEPADYSDQVLATYGRGTYGEIFVFRAHDVLARFKVLLIVAVPRALGNMLVGVAIWKSGILARVPNHRRALRWMAIGGIAVGAGYSLHDEVAAALAGTPSPWNLLRRVVWSFTVVPQALGYGAALLLALQHPRARPWLLRLAPLGRMAFTNYLTQTIVLSTLFYGYGFGLMGRLGVSEGVLLGTVLFVIQGYVSSYWLRHFKYGPFEWIWRCLTYGRWQAIRL; translated from the coding sequence ATGAGCACTAGGACTGCGGGCCCCGGACCGCGCATCGAGGAGATCGACGTCATTCGCGGTATGGCCCTGTACGGCGTACTCATCATCAACCTCGTCTATGCGTTTCGGGTGCCCGATTTCACCCCCGCCGTCAGCGAACCGCGACGACTGGAACACGTCGTCGCCAGTTTTCTCGCCGTGGTGGTGACGGAGAAGGCCATGACGCTGTTTTCCGTGCTCTTCGGGGTGGGACTCTCCATCTTTCGAGAGCGCTCGGGAATGCTCCTTTTGCCGCGGCGCATTGTCGTCCTGCTCGCATTTGGTGTGCTCCACACGTTCGGTCTCTGGGACGGGGACGTTTTGACGACGTACGCGCTGTCGGGATTTCTCGCGCTGATGTTCCTTCGCGGCCGGCCGTGGATGCTCGTGGCCGTGGCCGTGACGCTGCTCGCCGTTCATCCCTTGATCTCCTTGTATTGCCCGCGATGGCTTGCCACGCCGCGGCCCGAGCCGGCGGACTATTCCGACCAGGTTCTCGCGACCTATGGGCGCGGTACGTATGGGGAGATCTTCGTATTTCGCGCGCACGACGTCCTCGCGCGGTTCAAGGTGCTGCTCATCGTGGCGGTCCCGCGTGCCCTCGGAAACATGCTCGTGGGCGTGGCCATCTGGAAATCTGGGATTCTGGCCCGCGTGCCAAATCATCGTCGCGCGCTGAGGTGGATGGCCATCGGCGGCATTGCCGTGGGGGCGGGCTATTCGCTTCATGATGAAGTGGCTGCCGCCCTCGCGGGGACTCCGTCACCGTGGAACCTCCTCCGGCGCGTTGTCTGGAGCTTCACCGTCGTGCCCCAGGCCTTGGGCTACGGTGCGGCGCTGTTGCTGGCCTTGCAGCACCCGCGCGCCCGCCCATGGCTTCTTCGATTGGCGCCGCTCGGACGCATGGCATTCACGAATTACCTGACGCAAACCATCGTACTGAGCACGCTGTTCTACGGTTATGGATTCGGCCTCATGGGTCGACTCGGCGTCTCCGAAGGCGTGCTTTTGGGCACCGTTCTGTTCGTGATTCAGGGGTACGTCAGCTCGTACTGGCTCCGCCATTTCAAATACGGCCCCTTCGAATGGATCTGGAGGTGCCTCACGTACGGCCGATGGCAGGCCATTCGTCTCTAA
- a CDS encoding DUF1906 domain-containing protein → MVGCSTDTGESGNANTLEDGLAAGRKGVDYSFDRPSPQGLKNAGYTFAVRYLSYTTGGAGGKVLTASEAQSLTSAGLDIVSNWEWGADDALDGFNGGVEDAKEAQRLAAAAGMPAGRPIYFSVDFDATPGQQSVINSYFDGVASVIPRDQVGAYGGYYVIKRLFDAGKIKWGWQTFAWSGGNWDARAQLRQTEVNVVIAGGSCDVDIAQSDDFGQWHSGGGGGDCDVHSDGKLYCNNTVGAAMRSTTTNGGTIVNRLRTSPSWFTCWGTGDQHAGGNTTWYYTQGDDNPNWGWVAAVDLSTTSAFDANPSAHGLQKCP, encoded by the coding sequence ATGGTCGGATGTAGCACCGACACCGGAGAGAGTGGGAACGCGAACACATTGGAAGATGGGCTGGCCGCAGGCCGCAAAGGGGTAGATTATTCGTTCGATCGCCCATCGCCCCAGGGCCTGAAAAACGCGGGCTACACCTTCGCCGTTCGATACCTGAGCTACACGACGGGGGGCGCCGGAGGGAAGGTCCTCACGGCCAGCGAGGCGCAGTCGCTCACCTCCGCAGGCCTCGATATCGTTTCCAATTGGGAATGGGGCGCCGACGATGCGCTCGACGGCTTCAACGGGGGCGTAGAAGACGCAAAAGAAGCACAACGCCTCGCGGCGGCCGCAGGAATGCCAGCCGGGCGCCCCATCTACTTCAGCGTCGACTTCGACGCGACGCCCGGGCAGCAATCGGTCATCAACTCTTACTTCGATGGCGTTGCCTCGGTCATTCCCCGGGACCAAGTGGGCGCGTACGGCGGCTACTACGTCATCAAGCGTCTCTTCGACGCCGGAAAGATCAAGTGGGGTTGGCAGACGTTCGCTTGGTCCGGCGGCAACTGGGACGCGCGCGCGCAGCTCCGACAGACGGAAGTCAACGTCGTCATCGCGGGCGGATCTTGCGATGTCGACATCGCGCAGAGCGACGACTTCGGGCAATGGCACTCCGGCGGCGGCGGCGGCGACTGCGACGTCCATAGCGACGGAAAGCTCTATTGCAACAATACGGTGGGTGCCGCCATGCGTTCCACGACCACGAACGGGGGCACCATCGTCAACCGACTGCGCACGTCGCCCAGCTGGTTCACGTGTTGGGGAACAGGGGACCAGCACGCAGGCGGAAACACGACTTGGTACTATACGCAGGGCGACGACAACCCGAATTGGGGGTGGGTCGCCGCCGTGGATCTATCCACGACGAGCGCATTCGACGCGAATCCGAGCGCACATGGGCTGCAGAAGTGTCCTTGA